The following are from one region of the Pseudodesulfovibrio piezophilus C1TLV30 genome:
- a CDS encoding DUF748 domain-containing protein, whose translation MLTFLDKIPYATPRSRRVCFWLIVIFLCYVLAGFFVLPPIIESAIQEQGSIQLHRNTSVEKVTFNPLTLRLEIQNLEIKKSEDEGHLLSLGFMSLRPSLASLWRFAPIIADLSLRNMTVDVTFFGDGKYSISDLIPPAQPTPPTTPETKSDNEMVPFALHGFEMDNATIIFDDKPHNKRHVISQLTMMIPFTSSFLDDRKQFMQPKFTAVVNGDPFELKGKILPFDNSLRTEFQLGAMDIDLGQYWGYLPFETPLKLATGRFTSDISLFFDRPDTKQIHLFLGGGGSIDDFSLTAPGEGTVLSFKKISFDMENFSLGSHELSMTDLTVDHPYCKIIKNKDNSLNWQQYALAEQKTEPTSSKNDKDDSRLLLDLHSLAVKTGVVDWVDRSLPEEFKRSFNEITLTGRDISTRKDTPGTFSLSVGNTERIVADGSLTLDPIEAQSNLHLNGLDIPTLNPYIGREFPIIADSGSLTAQASFRLKVSETPLELDVGNGTLTFSDFALRIPENPTPSLDFKTLTFAGTTLSLASQALTIADISLVKPTIRIERDKSGTLDLIDIFNKKMEPSQTGKDSKATTEKEVEWKADITAFHMQEGKILFKDQTLSRTTTMDLNAIKADINGMSTYSPKPVTYEIASGWGKNGHITALGRVALNSLKGKGTLRVKNANLDALDPILGEYTELLFAGGTAYADLQYSHNGQGTLHFSVQGNAGVKKVSLKDKTGHGELTGIESLDFADINFTNEPYRLTIASIGLNGPRASVEFNEKGQLNIRRAFHIPEPSSETEAETAPTKEAEKDTGTSVSPRADAENGTPTSPKTFLETLKIGKVTMQNGKISLRDASVSPTYTTEINDIKLNLTEITQARETRPRMTLSAAVGPTPVAVTGVLNPIITPIYSDLNISMKGLELVPLSPYTVRSLAYPIEKGRLSADVKFKTENWVLSADNTFFIEQLILGAKDKRPNAPSVPVKFGLALLQDSNGDMELNLPIRGRLDDPDFRIGGIVFRAITSLFVKALASPFSLIGSIFGGGGENMDFVVFEPGKHSLDAAGKRKLEATIKALSQRSALKLEIDGGIDPIADSQGLQDVIFDNKLKQQKYDSLSRKERAATTVEELTIAPDEYEEFLFEAYKEEPDPDDIRPTTLFMVDIQPVPIMEKFIQDHIIITKNLLDELAMQRAAAVKTYILTQNPSLAERVYLLDKHSETTKKAGVPQYRADLGIR comes from the coding sequence ATGCTGACTTTTCTTGACAAAATCCCTTATGCCACTCCCCGGAGCCGCCGCGTCTGCTTTTGGCTCATCGTCATTTTTCTTTGCTACGTCCTGGCTGGATTCTTCGTCCTCCCCCCAATCATCGAATCTGCGATTCAAGAGCAAGGCAGCATTCAGCTTCACCGGAATACTTCCGTCGAAAAAGTGACTTTCAATCCCCTGACCCTTCGATTGGAAATACAGAACCTTGAAATCAAAAAAAGTGAAGATGAGGGGCACCTGCTTTCACTGGGATTCATGTCTCTGCGGCCCAGTCTCGCTTCATTGTGGCGATTCGCCCCAATCATTGCGGACCTCTCGCTCCGCAATATGACCGTGGATGTTACGTTCTTCGGCGATGGGAAGTACTCCATATCGGACCTGATTCCTCCAGCTCAACCCACTCCCCCGACCACGCCAGAGACAAAATCAGATAACGAGATGGTCCCCTTCGCGCTTCATGGTTTTGAAATGGACAACGCCACCATCATCTTTGACGACAAACCCCATAACAAACGTCATGTCATCTCCCAACTGACCATGATGATCCCTTTTACATCGAGCTTTCTCGATGACCGGAAACAATTCATGCAGCCGAAATTCACTGCGGTGGTCAATGGTGACCCTTTTGAATTGAAAGGAAAAATCCTGCCCTTTGATAATTCCCTGCGTACGGAATTCCAACTCGGAGCTATGGATATCGACCTTGGTCAGTATTGGGGATATCTTCCTTTCGAGACTCCTCTGAAGCTCGCAACGGGACGTTTTACATCAGATATTTCTCTCTTCTTTGACCGACCGGATACGAAGCAGATACATCTTTTCCTTGGCGGCGGCGGTTCTATCGACGACTTTTCCCTGACAGCTCCCGGGGAAGGAACTGTCCTTTCTTTCAAGAAAATCTCTTTTGATATGGAGAATTTTTCACTGGGGAGTCACGAGCTGAGTATGACCGATCTGACTGTTGATCACCCATACTGCAAGATCATAAAGAACAAGGACAACTCCCTCAATTGGCAGCAGTATGCCCTTGCGGAGCAAAAAACAGAACCGACTTCCAGTAAAAATGACAAGGACGACTCCCGGCTGCTTCTGGACCTGCACTCCCTCGCGGTGAAAACAGGGGTCGTGGATTGGGTGGATCGGTCCCTGCCTGAAGAATTCAAACGAAGCTTCAATGAAATAACGCTCACTGGAAGGGACATCTCCACTCGCAAGGACACACCCGGCACATTTTCCCTTTCCGTCGGGAACACGGAGCGCATCGTGGCGGACGGCTCTCTCACTCTTGACCCCATTGAGGCTCAGTCAAATCTCCACCTGAACGGTCTAGATATTCCCACCCTCAATCCATATATTGGACGGGAATTCCCCATTATCGCGGACTCCGGCTCCCTGACTGCCCAGGCCTCCTTCCGGCTCAAGGTTTCAGAGACTCCTCTTGAGCTCGACGTGGGTAACGGCACCTTGACCTTCTCCGACTTCGCACTCCGTATACCTGAAAACCCCACCCCAAGCCTGGATTTCAAGACCCTAACCTTTGCAGGAACAACACTCTCCCTGGCAAGCCAGGCTCTGACCATCGCTGACATTTCCCTGGTCAAACCAACCATCAGGATTGAACGGGACAAATCAGGAACCCTTGATCTCATTGATATATTTAATAAAAAAATGGAACCCTCCCAAACCGGCAAGGACTCGAAAGCAACCACCGAGAAAGAAGTCGAATGGAAAGCAGACATCACCGCATTCCATATGCAAGAGGGAAAAATTCTTTTCAAGGACCAAACTCTCAGCCGCACGACCACCATGGATTTGAATGCCATCAAAGCTGACATCAACGGAATGTCAACCTATTCCCCAAAGCCTGTGACCTATGAAATCGCATCCGGATGGGGAAAGAATGGACATATCACCGCTCTGGGCCGAGTGGCATTGAACTCTCTGAAAGGGAAAGGCACACTGCGGGTCAAAAATGCCAACCTGGATGCTTTGGACCCGATCCTCGGAGAATACACGGAATTACTCTTTGCCGGTGGGACCGCCTATGCCGATCTTCAGTATTCCCATAATGGACAGGGCACTCTGCATTTTTCCGTACAGGGGAATGCGGGAGTCAAAAAAGTCAGCCTCAAGGACAAAACAGGGCATGGAGAACTAACCGGAATCGAATCTTTGGACTTCGCAGATATCAATTTCACCAACGAACCATATCGCCTGACCATTGCATCCATCGGACTGAATGGACCACGAGCGAGCGTGGAGTTCAACGAAAAAGGACAACTGAATATTCGACGAGCTTTTCATATACCGGAACCGTCTTCTGAAACAGAGGCTGAGACAGCCCCTACCAAAGAAGCTGAAAAGGATACCGGAACATCGGTGTCCCCTCGTGCTGACGCCGAGAATGGGACACCAACCTCCCCCAAAACTTTTCTCGAGACGTTGAAGATAGGAAAAGTCACCATGCAAAACGGAAAGATATCCTTGCGTGACGCCTCTGTTTCACCGACCTACACAACAGAAATAAACGACATCAAACTCAATCTCACAGAGATTACACAAGCCAGGGAAACACGTCCGCGCATGACACTCAGTGCGGCAGTTGGTCCTACACCGGTTGCTGTCACGGGAGTACTCAATCCGATCATCACTCCAATCTATTCGGACCTCAACATCTCCATGAAAGGCCTGGAACTGGTCCCCCTGTCTCCCTATACAGTCAGGAGTTTGGCCTATCCCATAGAAAAGGGACGCCTGTCTGCCGATGTCAAATTCAAGACTGAGAACTGGGTACTTTCGGCAGATAACACATTTTTCATCGAACAACTGATTCTGGGTGCCAAAGACAAACGACCGAATGCTCCCAGTGTCCCTGTCAAATTCGGTCTGGCCCTACTTCAGGACAGCAATGGAGACATGGAGCTGAATCTCCCCATTCGCGGCCGTCTGGATGACCCGGATTTCCGCATTGGCGGAATCGTTTTCCGTGCCATTACCTCCCTGTTTGTCAAGGCTTTGGCTTCACCCTTCTCACTTATCGGATCTATCTTCGGTGGAGGGGGCGAAAATATGGATTTCGTCGTTTTCGAACCGGGTAAGCATTCCCTGGATGCAGCAGGCAAACGGAAACTGGAGGCGACCATCAAAGCCCTTAGTCAACGGTCGGCTCTCAAACTCGAAATCGACGGTGGTATTGACCCAATCGCCGATTCTCAAGGATTACAGGACGTCATATTCGACAACAAACTCAAACAACAGAAATATGACTCTCTCTCACGCAAGGAACGTGCGGCTACCACGGTCGAAGAGCTGACCATAGCCCCGGATGAATATGAAGAATTCCTCTTTGAAGCATACAAGGAAGAGCCTGATCCTGATGATATAAGGCCAACAACCTTGTTCATGGTTGACATCCAACCCGTCCCGATCATGGAAAAATTCATCCAGGACCACATCATAATCACAAAAAATCTTCTGGATGAACTGGCCATGCAACGAGCTGCTGCCGTAAAGACTTATATCCTCACTCAAAACCCGTCTCTGGCCGAGCGAGTGTACCTTCTCGACAAGCATAGTGAAACAACAAAAAAAGCAGGAGTGCCCCAATACAGAGCCGATCTCGGCATACGATGA
- a CDS encoding ABC transporter substrate-binding protein has protein sequence MGRRASETRLIPTLTATAIFFGLMLFAAGGNAAPPSRTRPLLVQLKWTHQFQFAGYYAAKAKGYYEERGIDVILRESLPGTDVTEEVLAGRADFGIGDSRLLLDYNQGKPVVVIGAIFQHSPNVIVTMASSGIKVPRDLRGKRVMLKGSTVAPLWAMLAQQGITRDEMVLQTLSRSLDDLINGETDAIPAYITDQPYRLQLMEHEINIINPLTYGIDFYGDCLFTSFPFARKNPELVEQFAKATYKGWVYAMTHTEEIIELIRLKYNSQRSLGELRYEAETMQRLIFPKLISVGSMNRKRWELIGEAYKTIGIIQDTHPLDDFIYISKDRRRAETFARWMPYMVIAAGLIVAAALSLLLFNRRLKRGIDKRTKELNRNRESLRQVIDLVPNMIYAKNREGRFILLNRTMAESLGQSIEALTGSIHAHVHPDTTQIIQMQADENMVLQTNFPKVVMEEPYLHADGTLHWLQTTRLPYIPADSDEPAVLILSVDITKRRESEAALKSSAERFSAIFNQTYQFSAILSLDGTLIQVNEAILDAFEVTSEHILNKPYWETPWWGRNESMQTWLKQAIKSAATGEVVRKIATHELASGSHMVVEFTLKPATNEEGEILFLIAEGRDITSLKNTEEKLRHLNEQLELRVAERTRNLEEAKHELETSLEQLHQTQEELVLSEKLAALGGLVAGVAHEINTPLGIGVTASSFLQERIMELAQKFDTGDLKKSDLKRFIDIGKESSTSILTNLGRAAELIKSFKQVAADQSSEQPRKFNLREYVDEVLLSLRPKYKRTTHSIENHCPDIELFSYPGAIMQIITNLLVNSLTHAYPDGSSGRMIMGGEVKKDMLLFTYSDDGIGLEKEAEDKIFEPFYTTKRGEGGTGLGLHIVFNTVTQTLGGSIQFESSPGEGIKYVITMPLNRSHGSEEQENPA, from the coding sequence ATGGGTAGAAGAGCTTCAGAGACAAGACTCATTCCAACTCTCACTGCAACAGCGATCTTTTTCGGACTGATGCTGTTTGCTGCTGGAGGAAATGCAGCTCCGCCATCCCGAACACGGCCCCTTCTTGTCCAACTCAAATGGACACATCAATTCCAGTTTGCCGGGTACTATGCAGCCAAGGCCAAAGGGTATTATGAGGAAAGGGGAATTGATGTCATCCTGAGGGAGAGCCTCCCTGGCACCGATGTAACTGAAGAAGTTCTAGCTGGCAGAGCAGACTTCGGCATCGGAGACTCGAGACTCCTGCTCGACTACAATCAAGGAAAACCTGTTGTCGTCATCGGCGCAATTTTCCAGCATTCTCCCAATGTCATCGTCACCATGGCATCATCCGGTATCAAGGTGCCACGCGATCTTCGCGGAAAACGCGTAATGCTCAAGGGAAGCACTGTGGCCCCTCTGTGGGCCATGCTCGCCCAGCAGGGAATCACCCGCGATGAAATGGTCCTGCAAACTCTCTCCAGGTCACTGGATGATCTCATCAACGGTGAGACCGACGCCATCCCTGCTTATATCACGGACCAGCCCTACCGCCTGCAATTGATGGAACATGAAATCAATATCATCAATCCATTGACATATGGCATTGATTTTTATGGAGACTGTCTTTTCACTTCCTTTCCCTTCGCTCGCAAAAATCCCGAGCTTGTCGAACAATTCGCCAAAGCAACGTACAAGGGATGGGTATACGCAATGACTCACACAGAGGAAATCATTGAGCTTATCCGTCTGAAATATAATTCCCAACGAAGTCTCGGGGAACTCCGCTATGAAGCCGAAACAATGCAGAGGCTGATTTTCCCCAAGCTCATATCCGTAGGGTCCATGAATCGAAAGCGATGGGAACTTATTGGTGAGGCCTATAAAACCATTGGGATAATACAGGACACACACCCTCTCGATGATTTTATTTATATATCCAAAGATCGCAGACGGGCGGAAACTTTTGCCAGGTGGATGCCGTATATGGTCATCGCGGCCGGATTGATAGTCGCGGCAGCCCTGTCTCTGCTGCTCTTCAACCGTCGCCTCAAACGGGGCATCGACAAGCGAACCAAGGAGTTGAACAGGAATCGCGAGAGCTTGCGACAGGTTATCGACCTGGTCCCGAACATGATCTATGCAAAAAATAGAGAAGGCCGATTCATCCTCCTGAACAGAACCATGGCAGAAAGTCTCGGGCAATCCATCGAAGCTCTGACTGGCAGCATTCATGCCCATGTCCACCCGGACACGACACAGATCATTCAAATGCAGGCTGATGAGAACATGGTTCTTCAAACGAATTTTCCCAAGGTGGTCATGGAAGAGCCGTATCTTCATGCCGACGGAACGCTGCATTGGCTTCAGACAACACGGCTCCCGTATATACCGGCGGACTCCGATGAACCGGCTGTCCTGATCCTATCCGTGGACATCACCAAACGACGCGAATCTGAAGCCGCACTCAAAAGCAGTGCGGAACGTTTCAGCGCCATATTTAACCAGACATACCAATTCTCTGCCATTCTCAGCCTGGATGGAACCCTTATTCAGGTCAACGAAGCGATCCTTGATGCCTTTGAGGTCACTTCTGAACACATCCTCAACAAACCCTATTGGGAAACACCCTGGTGGGGAAGAAATGAGTCCATGCAGACCTGGCTGAAACAGGCCATAAAAAGTGCAGCGACAGGGGAAGTGGTCAGAAAGATAGCGACTCATGAACTTGCTTCTGGCAGTCATATGGTCGTGGAATTCACCCTCAAGCCTGCCACCAATGAAGAAGGTGAGATTCTCTTTCTCATTGCCGAAGGACGGGATATCACTTCCTTGAAAAATACTGAGGAGAAACTGCGACACCTCAATGAACAATTGGAACTTCGGGTTGCCGAGCGCACACGCAATCTTGAAGAAGCAAAACATGAACTTGAGACTTCATTGGAACAATTGCATCAAACCCAGGAAGAACTGGTGCTCTCCGAAAAGCTTGCCGCTCTGGGAGGCCTGGTGGCCGGAGTCGCACACGAAATCAATACGCCTCTTGGCATCGGAGTCACCGCCAGTTCCTTTCTCCAGGAACGAATCATGGAACTGGCCCAGAAATTCGATACGGGCGATCTTAAAAAGTCGGACCTGAAACGCTTTATCGACATAGGCAAAGAATCCTCCACGAGTATTCTGACAAACCTCGGCAGGGCCGCAGAACTCATCAAGAGCTTCAAACAGGTCGCGGCAGACCAATCCTCTGAACAACCCAGAAAATTCAATCTCAGGGAATATGTTGATGAAGTCCTTTTAAGTCTGAGGCCCAAATACAAGCGAACAACCCACAGCATCGAAAACCATTGCCCGGATATCGAACTCTTCAGTTATCCTGGTGCCATTATGCAGATCATCACCAATCTCTTGGTCAATTCCCTGACACACGCCTACCCGGATGGCTCGTCAGGAAGAATGATCATGGGAGGTGAGGTCAAAAAGGATATGCTCCTTTTCACATACAGTGATGATGGAATCGGCCTTGAGAAAGAGGCTGAAGACAAAATTTTCGAACCGTTTTATACTACGAAACGGGGTGAAGGCGGCACCGGTCTTGGCCTGCATATCGTTTTCAATACCGTTACCCAGACGCTGGGCGGTTCCATTCAATTCGAAAGTTCGCCAGGTGAAGGCATCAAGTACGTAATTACCATGCCACTCAACCGGAGTCATGGCTCCGAAGAACAGGAAAATCCAGCATGA
- a CDS encoding response regulator, producing the protein MTDDELIFAAETTETALPIEQRLWKLLVVDDDSFVHKVTRLVLEDYTFEGNGLEILSAFSAEEGKSLLKEHQDIAVILLDVVMETHQAGLDLAAWIRDELDNNLIRIILRTGQPGEAPEQEVIFKYDINDYKEKAELTSQKLATTVTTAIRSYRDLRTIERNRAGLSQIVAASPTIFRSQSLGEFASGVLTQLVATLSLDDDTVMARASGLAAAKEDGSFKVIASTGKYSLTRDMPLERLGDKEALQSIQFATKNKQTFFKDNTFVGFYRTASDSESVIYLRSSGPISEIDRDLIEVFSNNISAAYDNLDLHRVLNETQKDLLFILGDVVESRTMGMSNHARRVAEYSHLLALRSGMDTESANQFKLASPMHDIGKIGISDSILLKPSKLDAREFDIIKGHPTIGYNILKGSERPLMHLAAIIALEHHEQWNGEGYPMGLAGEEISLVGRITRVADVFDALDSHRPHKEPWPLEDSIDYMKQNRGTDFDPTIIDLFMENLDEILELRATYGDESKD; encoded by the coding sequence ATGACTGATGACGAATTAATTTTTGCAGCAGAAACCACAGAGACAGCACTCCCTATTGAACAACGACTCTGGAAACTGTTGGTAGTAGACGACGACAGCTTTGTGCACAAGGTCACCAGACTGGTCCTGGAAGATTACACATTCGAGGGCAACGGCCTGGAAATCCTCTCTGCTTTTTCTGCTGAAGAAGGGAAAAGCCTGCTCAAGGAACATCAGGATATAGCAGTCATTCTCCTGGATGTGGTCATGGAAACACACCAGGCAGGCCTGGATCTCGCCGCATGGATCAGGGACGAATTGGACAATAATCTCATTCGTATCATCCTGCGGACCGGCCAGCCGGGCGAGGCCCCCGAACAGGAGGTCATCTTCAAATATGACATCAACGACTACAAGGAAAAGGCGGAACTGACTTCACAAAAACTCGCCACAACAGTGACGACCGCCATCAGATCCTATCGAGATCTCCGCACCATAGAGCGAAATAGGGCTGGACTGTCACAAATAGTCGCGGCTTCTCCAACCATTTTCAGATCTCAATCCCTAGGAGAATTCGCTTCCGGTGTCCTGACACAACTCGTAGCAACCCTCAGTCTGGACGATGACACTGTCATGGCTCGAGCATCCGGCCTGGCCGCAGCCAAGGAAGACGGTAGTTTCAAGGTTATCGCTTCCACCGGCAAGTACAGCCTGACCAGAGATATGCCACTGGAACGCTTGGGGGACAAGGAAGCTCTTCAAAGCATACAGTTCGCAACAAAAAACAAACAGACATTCTTCAAGGATAACACTTTCGTAGGGTTCTACAGAACTGCCAGTGATTCTGAAAGTGTCATTTACCTCCGCAGTTCCGGTCCCATCAGTGAAATTGACAGAGACCTCATAGAAGTTTTTTCAAACAATATTTCAGCAGCTTATGACAACCTTGACCTCCATCGGGTTCTCAATGAAACGCAAAAAGATCTTCTCTTCATCCTTGGCGATGTTGTGGAAAGCCGCACAATGGGAATGTCAAATCATGCACGACGAGTCGCAGAATACTCACACCTTCTCGCCCTGCGTTCCGGTATGGATACAGAATCAGCAAACCAGTTCAAACTGGCCTCTCCCATGCATGACATCGGCAAGATAGGCATCTCCGATTCCATACTCTTGAAACCATCCAAGCTGGATGCCAGAGAATTTGACATCATCAAGGGACACCCGACAATTGGCTATAATATTCTGAAAGGGTCGGAAAGACCGTTGATGCATCTCGCAGCCATTATTGCGCTGGAACATCACGAACAATGGAATGGCGAAGGATACCCCATGGGTCTTGCCGGAGAAGAGATCTCGCTTGTTGGCAGAATCACCCGCGTCGCCGATGTCTTCGACGCTTTGGACAGTCACCGCCCCCACAAGGAACCATGGCCCCTGGAAGACTCCATCGATTATATGAAACAGAATCGCGGGACCGATTTTGACCCGACAATCATTGATCTTTTCATGGAAAACCTGGATGAAATTCTTGAGCTCAGAGCAACCTATGGTGATGAGAGTAAAGACTAA
- a CDS encoding bifunctional diguanylate cyclase/phosphodiesterase: protein MKLLKQDISIKYHLIAWFSLVFLLITVVTSGIIFSGVRETLKENIISELSSSTDAIRNMVQTAGRVSVRNRLRAIAEKNVEILAGLEAEVQAGNLDRETAQLYARKILSSQTIGKTGYIYSITPQGQVTLHPSPSLMGKDISEQWLAKAQASMLSGYIEYDWANPGETIARPKALYMDYFEPWNWIVSVSSYREEFTSLIDINDFRAGFDRFGIGPSGYAFILDGRGEVIIHPWLAGNVSNGLDAQGKELFKSLLGRRDGQLQYLWKDPQHGEPRKKIMVYRYIPELDWTVASASYLDEVYAPLTKLRNVLILASIAALLLLFPIAYYLGLSFSRPISKLAANMSAAEKGDISVRADIVGVGEVAELARHFNQYMEQLDEVRRGLLSEIEERIKAEQQLKLFGMVFEHALEGISITDRHGAIIAVNPSFSTITGFEPEEVLGKNPRVLKSDRHDAGFYKDMWKVLKERGAWHGEIWNRRKNGESYPEILSISSIRDENGDVSHYVAVFHDISDMKLKDQQIEHQAYHDALTGLPNRALAQDRLGVALAHAGRDKTKVAVLYLDLDNFKNVNDSFGHAKGDVLIQEVAKQLQIHFKNADTVARLGGDEFLLIFEEVGSEHEVAEIAEKVLRAFDAPFFIYDQEVEISPSIGVTMFPDDGETPGELIKNADMAMYQSKANGKNSYFLFTKEMNARVFKRIQLESDMRQALKDQEFTVFFQPKVQLGSGAVEGVEALVRWQKPDGSLMSPADFIPLAEETGMIVPLGEFVLETSCKAMQVFDGIGCSDIRVSVNLSPIQFQQDDLVEMVVSSLERNGLSPSKLELEITESTLMTDVQSSIAKLNLLVEHGISISIDDFGTGHSSLYYLKNFPIDVLKVDRSFIRDITTDASDAQIVETIILMARNLGIGVVAEGVETKEQIEMLREFGCELIQGFYYSKPLPLEEVITYVRSIGTACMIES from the coding sequence TTGAAATTATTGAAACAAGATATCAGTATAAAATACCACCTTATTGCGTGGTTTTCTCTCGTTTTTCTCCTTATTACCGTTGTCACATCGGGTATAATCTTTTCAGGGGTTAGAGAAACTCTCAAAGAAAATATCATTTCCGAGTTGAGTTCTTCCACAGATGCCATCCGAAATATGGTCCAAACTGCCGGTCGTGTTTCCGTACGGAACAGGCTCCGGGCCATTGCTGAAAAGAACGTCGAGATTCTTGCAGGGCTGGAGGCAGAGGTGCAGGCCGGGAATCTGGATCGTGAAACTGCTCAGCTTTACGCGCGGAAGATCTTGAGCAGCCAGACTATTGGCAAAACCGGGTACATATACAGTATAACACCCCAAGGTCAGGTTACGCTGCATCCCAGCCCATCTCTGATGGGTAAAGATATCTCGGAGCAGTGGCTGGCCAAGGCTCAGGCGTCCATGCTCAGTGGATACATTGAATATGATTGGGCCAATCCAGGAGAGACCATCGCGAGACCCAAGGCGCTTTATATGGACTATTTCGAGCCTTGGAATTGGATTGTTTCCGTTTCCTCCTACCGAGAAGAATTCACTTCCCTTATTGATATCAACGATTTCAGGGCCGGCTTTGACCGATTTGGGATAGGTCCTTCCGGGTACGCATTTATTCTGGACGGACGGGGGGAAGTGATTATTCACCCCTGGCTTGCCGGGAATGTTTCCAATGGGTTGGATGCGCAGGGAAAGGAGCTTTTCAAGTCGCTGTTGGGGCGCAGGGATGGGCAGTTACAGTATCTCTGGAAAGATCCACAGCATGGAGAGCCTCGTAAGAAAATTATGGTTTATCGGTATATACCGGAGCTTGATTGGACTGTCGCGTCGGCCAGTTATCTGGATGAAGTATATGCCCCGCTGACAAAACTTCGGAATGTTCTGATCCTGGCTTCCATAGCTGCTTTGTTGCTTCTTTTTCCGATTGCGTATTACCTGGGGCTTTCGTTTTCCCGGCCCATATCCAAACTGGCAGCCAATATGTCAGCTGCGGAAAAAGGGGATATTTCGGTTCGGGCTGATATTGTCGGTGTGGGGGAAGTTGCCGAGCTGGCCAGGCATTTCAACCAATACATGGAGCAGCTTGATGAGGTCAGGCGTGGACTCCTCTCGGAGATAGAGGAACGGATCAAGGCAGAACAGCAACTCAAGCTTTTCGGCATGGTTTTCGAGCACGCTCTGGAAGGTATTTCCATTACAGACCGCCATGGAGCCATTATTGCGGTGAATCCTTCCTTCTCAACCATAACCGGTTTTGAGCCGGAAGAAGTGCTTGGGAAAAACCCGCGAGTCTTGAAATCCGACAGACATGATGCCGGTTTTTACAAGGATATGTGGAAGGTTCTGAAGGAGCGGGGAGCCTGGCATGGTGAAATATGGAATCGGCGTAAGAATGGAGAATCGTACCCGGAAATTCTGAGTATCAGTTCAATTCGAGATGAAAACGGCGATGTGAGTCACTATGTGGCTGTGTTCCATGATATCTCCGATATGAAGCTGAAGGATCAGCAGATCGAACATCAGGCATACCATGATGCGTTGACAGGTTTGCCCAACCGCGCCCTTGCTCAGGACCGACTTGGGGTGGCTCTTGCGCATGCCGGGCGGGATAAGACAAAGGTGGCGGTACTGTACCTTGATCTGGATAATTTCAAGAATGTCAATGACTCATTCGGTCATGCCAAGGGAGATGTCCTGATTCAGGAAGTTGCCAAGCAGCTGCAAATTCACTTCAAGAACGCTGATACGGTCGCACGATTGGGCGGCGATGAGTTTCTTTTGATTTTCGAGGAAGTTGGGAGTGAACACGAGGTTGCGGAGATTGCGGAAAAGGTACTGAGAGCCTTTGATGCTCCGTTCTTCATTTATGATCAGGAAGTGGAAATATCGCCCAGCATCGGTGTGACAATGTTTCCGGATGATGGAGAAACTCCCGGAGAATTGATCAAGAACGCAGACATGGCCATGTATCAGTCGAAAGCGAATGGAAAAAATTCCTATTTTCTCTTTACCAAGGAGATGAATGCGCGTGTTTTCAAGCGTATTCAGCTTGAAAGCGATATGCGGCAGGCATTGAAGGACCAGGAATTTACGGTTTTCTTCCAGCCCAAGGTCCAGTTGGGAAGCGGCGCGGTGGAAGGGGTGGAGGCTCTCGTTCGCTGGCAGAAGCCTGACGGGTCTTTGATGAGCCCTGCAGATTTCATCCCACTGGCTGAAGAAACCGGGATGATAGTCCCTCTGGGCGAATTTGTCCTTGAGACATCTTGTAAGGCCATGCAGGTTTTTGATGGCATCGGATGCTCTGACATCCGGGTTTCGGTGAATCTCTCACCGATTCAGTTCCAGCAGGATGATTTGGTTGAGATGGTAGTTTCCAGCCTTGAACGAAATGGACTGTCACCATCCAAGTTGGAACTGGAGATTACAGAGTCCACGCTCATGACCGATGTTCAGTCTTCCATTGCCAAGCTCAACCTTCTGGTGGAGCATGGGATATCCATCTCCATTGATGATTTTGGAACAGGGCACTCCTCACTGTACTATCTCAAGAATTTTCCTATTGATGTGCTCAAGGTCGATCGCTCTTTTATTCGGGATATCACGACCGACGCTTCAGACGCTCAAATTGTTGAAACGATCATTCTTATGGCCAGAAACCTGGGTATAGGGGTGGTGGCTGAAGGCGTGGAAACCAAGGAGCAGATAGAAATGCTCCGAGAATTCGGATGTGAATTGATTCAAGGATTCTATTACAGTAAACCCTTGCCCTTGGAAGAGGTTATTACATATGTCCGGTCCATCGGGACTGCGTGCATGATCGAGAGTTAG